The segment CCGACCGGTGGCCGCAAACATCCCCACCAGGAGTTCATCCGCATTGATACCCGCAATATCCTGTTTATCGCCGGCGGGGCCTTTGTGAGCATGGAAAAACTGATCCAACGGCGACTGAAACACAACCTGATCGGATTCAACGAGGCGGAAGTGCGCAGCACATCGAAGCGCGAGAATGTGCTCAAACACGTGCAGCCGGAAGATTTGATCAAGTTTGGACTGATTCCCGAGCTTGTCGGCCGTTTCCCCATTAGCGCCGTATTGGAAGACTTGGCCGAAGAACACCTGCTGGCCATATTGACTCAACCGAAGGATGCCATAACCAAACAATTTCAGGTCCTTTTTGAACTGGATGGAGTGGAACTCGATTTTACTGAGGGATTTTTGCGGGAAATCACCCGGGAAGCCGTTTCACGGGAGGTCGGTGCCCGGGGACTGCGTGCGATTTTTGAAGAAGTCATGCTGGACCTGATGTTTGATTTGCCGTCCCGCAAACGTGGACGCCGCAAAATCATCATGGATGAAAAGCACATGGAGAGGTTGACCCGCGATGCCTCTTGAAAAAAGAGAATTAACCATTCCCCTGATCCCTTTGCGGGAACTGGTCACCTTTCCTTCCACCATAATCCCCATCCTGGTGGGGCGGGAAAAGTCGATTAATTCACTGCGCCTGGCGGCGGAGGAATACAACAACTACATTTTCCTTTCCGTGCAGAAGAATCAACTCAGCGATGTGCCGGAGCCGATGGAGATCTACGATGTCGGTGTCATTGCCCGGGTTGAAAAATCGGTGGAGCAGAACAACGGCAGTTTCCGGGTGATTATCCAGGGTTTGGAAAGGGCCCGCATTCTCCATTTTGTTGAATCATCCAAGCATTACCTGGTAGAGGTAAAGGTTTTAGAGGATTTCCTCGGTGAACAACGGGACGTATTCGAACTCTCAAAGAACCTGATCGCCCTTTTTGAAGAATATGTCAGTTTGCGCAAAGTCAAGCTGCATGGAATCATTGCCAAGTTGGAAGCCAACAAGTTGTCGGAAATCAGCGACATCATCATTTCGGTTGTCTCTGTTCCCCTGAAGTTAAAGCAGTCGATGCTGGAAGAGCTGGACGTATACAAACGTGGTGTCAAGGTTTTCAACCTGTTAAAAAAAGAAGTGTTCAAGTTGAGAGCCAACTCCCGAACCGATCCCCACCGCGCCAAGGAAAATCCCCAGGAATCGGATGTAGAGGATTACCGCCGCAAATTGCATGCCGCGAAACTGCCGGCGCACGTGTTGAAGCGGGGCGAAGAGGAGGTGGACCGCCTGGGCATGATGCCCCCGTTTTCCGCCGAGGGAACGGTATCCCGCTATTTTCTCGATTGGATCCTGGCCATTCCCTGGAAAAAAGAAAAGCGCGAAAACAAAGACATCAAGCAGGCGGCCCGGGTGCTCGACGAAGATCACTACGGTTTGGAAAAGCCAAAGGATCGCATCCTGGACTACCTGGCGGTGCGTCAGATGTCCGGGCGCTCAAGCGGAGAGATTCTGTGTTTCGTGGGCCCCCCGGGAGTGGGGAAGAGTTCACTTTCGCGATCAATCGCCAGGGCCCTGGATCGGGAGTTTACCCGGGTTTCTCTGGGAGGCGTAAAGGATGAAGCTGAAATCCGCGGTCATCGCCGAACCTATATCGGTTCCTATCCGGGCCAGATCATCAAGGGGCTGAAGAAAGCGGGTGTTCGCAATCCGGTTTTCCTGCTGGACGAGATCGACAAACTCAGTTCGGATTTCCGCGGAGACCCCGCCTCAGCTCTGCTGGAGGTATTGGATCCGGAGCAGAACCACGAGTTTGTCGACCATTACCTGGACCTGGAAATCGATATTTCCAAGGTTTTTTTCATCACCACCGCCAACAGCGTGGAACCGATTCCCCCCGCTTTAATGGATCGCATGGAGATCATTGAACTGCCGGGATATACAGAGCGGGAAAAATGCGAGATCGCCCGTCGTTACCTGATTCCCAAGCAGGCACGTAAAGCCGGGCTTGAGCCCGAACGCATCGACATCCCGGATGATCTGCTCCTGGCGGTGATTAACGACTACACCCGCGAAGCCGGAGTGCGCAACCTGGAACGCCAGGTAGCCATGATTATCCGCAAAGTCGTGCGTGAGGTCGTGGAAAAAAAGCATGCCGCCAAGGACCAGGCGGCGGTCAAGATTACCCGCGAAAAACTGGAACGATTTCTCGGAGTTCCCCGGTTTTCACATACCCGCAAACTGCAACAAAACGAAGTCGGCGTGGCCATGGGCCTGGCCTGGACCGTGACGGGAGGGGATATCCTGATCATTGAAGCACGTTTCCTCAAGGGGAAAGGCGAATTAATCCTGACCGGCCGTCTGGGCGAAATCATGAAAGAGTCTTCTTCAACCGCATTCAGTTGTGCCAAACTGAAATTGTTTGAGCTGGATTTCGACACGGACGGTCTGGAAAAATACAACATTCACCTGCATATTCCCGAGGGCGCTGTGCCCAAAGAGGGCCCCTCGGCTGGAATCACCTTAACCGTGGCCATGATTTCCCTGCTCACGGGCATCCCGGTGCGTTCCGAGTTCGCCATGACCGGCGAAATCACCTTACGCGGACAGATTCTGCAAGTCGGTGGGATCAAGGAAAAAGTATTGGCCGCCCACCGCTACGGAATCCGCCACGTGTTGTTGCCCCGTGAGAACGAAAAGGATTTCCGTGAAGATATTCCCGATGACGTGCGCAACGACATGAAGATTTATTTTGTTCAATCCATTAGCGAAGTTCTCGAACTGGTGTTGGAGAAGCCGTTAAAAATAAAAAACATATCCAGCAAAGTGATTAAACCGTTTCTTGAAACCAACCTGCAGTAGCGGTCACCTGCTGGAATCGTCACCGGCATGATCATTCGTCACGTTGAACTCTTTCGTACAGCCTTTGTTCCACGGGAAATCCCCGAGCAGGACCTGCCCGCCGTCGCTTTTATCGGGCGTTCAAATGTGGGCAAATCTTCCCTGATCAACCGTTTGCTGCATCGGCGCAACCTGGCCCGAACCAGCTCGACTCCGGGAAAAACCCTCAGTATCAATTACTATCTGGTCAACAAAGAGTTCTTTTTAATTGACCTGCCCGGTTACGGGTACGCCCGCGCTTCCAAGACAGAGACCCGTCGGGTTTTGGGCCTGATGGAGGCTTTTTTTTCTCACGCACCACGATTGAACCTGCTGGTCCACCTGGTTGATTCCCGCCGGGGATTCATGCAGGGTGACCTGGAATTCATGCAGAAAATCGTTCACCTGGATTTTCCCATATTGACAGTCATGACCAAAAGTGATAAAGTTAAATCTTCCGCCCTCAAACGTCAGATCCAAATACTGAATGACCGTTTTGGAGTGAGATCGATTCCATTTTCCGTAAAATCCGATGCATGCCGAATGCAACTGGAAACCATCATAGAAGAATCATTAAAGGAGAGAGGATGAACTCTTTAAAAGAGCTGAAAAACATGTCTCCGCAGCAACTCAAGGAAATCGCGCAGCAATACAAGCTCAACGAAGCGGATATCAAGGACCGCAATGCGCTCTATTTCAATATTCTCAATGCCCAGGCAAACGCCAACGGCAAATTGTTTGCGGAGGGAGTCATTGAAATCCATAATGAAGGCTATGGCTTT is part of the Candidatus Aminicenantes bacterium genome and harbors:
- the lon gene encoding endopeptidase La encodes the protein MPLEKRELTIPLIPLRELVTFPSTIIPILVGREKSINSLRLAAEEYNNYIFLSVQKNQLSDVPEPMEIYDVGVIARVEKSVEQNNGSFRVIIQGLERARILHFVESSKHYLVEVKVLEDFLGEQRDVFELSKNLIALFEEYVSLRKVKLHGIIAKLEANKLSEISDIIISVVSVPLKLKQSMLEELDVYKRGVKVFNLLKKEVFKLRANSRTDPHRAKENPQESDVEDYRRKLHAAKLPAHVLKRGEEEVDRLGMMPPFSAEGTVSRYFLDWILAIPWKKEKRENKDIKQAARVLDEDHYGLEKPKDRILDYLAVRQMSGRSSGEILCFVGPPGVGKSSLSRSIARALDREFTRVSLGGVKDEAEIRGHRRTYIGSYPGQIIKGLKKAGVRNPVFLLDEIDKLSSDFRGDPASALLEVLDPEQNHEFVDHYLDLEIDISKVFFITTANSVEPIPPALMDRMEIIELPGYTEREKCEIARRYLIPKQARKAGLEPERIDIPDDLLLAVINDYTREAGVRNLERQVAMIIRKVVREVVEKKHAAKDQAAVKITREKLERFLGVPRFSHTRKLQQNEVGVAMGLAWTVTGGDILIIEARFLKGKGELILTGRLGEIMKESSSTAFSCAKLKLFELDFDTDGLEKYNIHLHIPEGAVPKEGPSAGITLTVAMISLLTGIPVRSEFAMTGEITLRGQILQVGGIKEKVLAAHRYGIRHVLLPRENEKDFREDIPDDVRNDMKIYFVQSISEVLELVLEKPLKIKNISSKVIKPFLETNLQ
- a CDS encoding YihA family ribosome biogenesis GTP-binding protein encodes the protein MIIRHVELFRTAFVPREIPEQDLPAVAFIGRSNVGKSSLINRLLHRRNLARTSSTPGKTLSINYYLVNKEFFLIDLPGYGYARASKTETRRVLGLMEAFFSHAPRLNLLVHLVDSRRGFMQGDLEFMQKIVHLDFPILTVMTKSDKVKSSALKRQIQILNDRFGVRSIPFSVKSDACRMQLETIIEESLKERG